A region from the Antennarius striatus isolate MH-2024 chromosome 22, ASM4005453v1, whole genome shotgun sequence genome encodes:
- the nrf1 gene encoding nuclear respiratory factor 1 isoform X3, with protein sequence MDEHMVHQTEHMTTIEASAVSQQVQQVHVATFTEASMMSAEEDSTSSPDEDPYDDTDILNSAGTDEVTAHLAAAGPVGMAAAAAVATGKKRKRPHIFESNPSIRKRQQTRLLRKLRATLDEYTTRVGQQAIVLCISPSKPNPVFKVFGAAPLENVVRKYKGLMLEDLENALAEHAPAGGELSSELPPLTIDGIPVSVDKMTQAQLRAFIPEMLKYSTGRGKPGWGKESCKPVWWPEDIPWANVRSDVRTEEQKQRVSWTQALRTIVKNCYKQHGREDLLYAFEDQQVTTATTTQHHLTAAQSLAHLVPSQTVVQTINNPDGTVSLIQVGTGHTVATLADASELPGVTVAQVNYSTVEPSWATLQGGEMTIQTTQASEATQAVASLAEAAVAASQEIQQGATVTMALNSEAAAHAVATLAEATLQGGGQIVLAETAATVGALAGVQDATGLVQIPVSMYQTVVTSLAQGNRPVQVAMAPVATRIDNTVTLDGQAVEVVTLEQ encoded by the exons GCGTCCATGATGAGCGCTGAAGAAGACTCAACTTCCTCACCCGATGAGGATCCTTATGACGACACAGACATCCTTAACTCAGCTGGCACAGATGAAGTCACTGCCCACTTAGCTGCAGCAG GGCCCGTAGGAATGGCTGCCGCTGCAGCTGTTGCAACTggtaagaaaagaaagaggccTCACATCTTCGAATCTAACCCATCTATCCGCAAGAGGCAACAGACTCGTTTGCTCAG gaAACTGCGAGCCACCTTAGATGAGTATACCACCAGAGTGGGCCAGCAGGCCATAGTGCTGTGTATCTCCCCCTCCAAACCAAACCCTGTTTTCAAGGTGTTTGGCGCTGCTCCGCTGGAGAACGTG GTAAGGAAGTACAAAGGCTTGATGCTGGAGGATCTGGAGAACGCTCTGGCCGAACATGCCCCGGCTGGCGGAGAGCTCTCGTCAGAGCTGCCCCCTCTCACCATCGATGGCATCCCAGTCTCCGTGGACAAGATGACCCAG GCCCAGCTGCGAGCGTTCATCCCGGAGATGCTGAAGTACTCGACGGGCCGAGGGAAGCCCGGCTGGGGGAAGGAGAGCTGCAAGCCGGTGTGGTGGCCTGAGGACATCCCATGGGCCAACGTCCGCAGCGACGTTCGCACAGAGGAGCAGAAACAGCGG GTGTCCTGGACGCAGGCGTTGCGGACCATCGTGAAGAACTGCTACAAGCAGCACGGCCGCGAGGATCTGCTATATGCGTTCGAAGACCAGCAAGTGACCACGGCGACCACCACACAACATCACCTGACTGCTGCGCAGAGCCTCGCTCACCTCGTGCCCTCGCAAACCGTGGTGCAGACAATCAACAACCCCGACGGAACGGTTTCGCTCATCCAG GTCGGAACGGGACACACTGTTGCAACGTTGGCGGATGCCTCCGAACTGCCCGGCGTGACGGTGGCGCAGGTCAACTATTCCACG GTGGAGCCGAGCTGGGCCACGCTACAGGGCGGAGAGATGACAATCCAAACCACTCAGGCCTCAGAGGCCACGCAGGCGGTGGCGTCCCTCGCCGAAGCTGCCGTCGCCGCCAGTCAGGAGATCCAACAGGGAGCCACCGTCACGATGGCTCTCAACAG cgAGGCAGCAGCCCACGCCGTAGCGACATTGGCAGAGGCCACCCTACAAGGCGGAGGGCAGATTGTCCTGGCGGAGACAGCAGCTACTGTTGGGGCGCTGGCGGGGGTTCAAGATGCCACAG GTCTCGTCCAGATCCCGGTTAGCATGTACCAGACTGTGGTGACCAGCCTGGCCCAGGGAAACCGGCCTGTCCAGGTCGCCATGGCACCGGTCGCCACACGCATAGACAACACTGTCACGCTGGACGGCCAGGCGGTGGAGGTCGTGACGTTGGAGCAGTGA
- the nrf1 gene encoding nuclear respiratory factor 1 isoform X1 — MDEHMVHQTEHMTTIEASAVSQQVQQVHVATFTEASMMSAEEDSTSSPDEDPYDDTDILNSAGTDEVTAHLAAAGPVGMAAAAAVATGKKRKRPHIFESNPSIRKRQQTRLLRKLRATLDEYTTRVGQQAIVLCISPSKPNPVFKVFGAAPLENVVRKYKGLMLEDLENALAEHAPAGGELSSELPPLTIDGIPVSVDKMTQAQLRAFIPEMLKYSTGRGKPGWGKESCKPVWWPEDIPWANVRSDVRTEEQKQRVSWTQALRTIVKNCYKQHGREDLLYAFEDQQVTTATTTQHHLTAAQSLAHLVPSQTVVQTINNPDGTVSLIQVGTGHTVATLADASELPGVTVAQVNYSTVTDGEVEPSWATLQGGEMTIQTTQASEATQAVASLAEAAVAASQEIQQGATVTMALNSEAAAHAVATLAEATLQGGGQIVLAETAATVGALAGVQDATGLVQIPVSMYQTVVTSLAQGNRPVQVAMAPVATRIDNTVTLDGQAVEVVTLEQ; from the exons GCGTCCATGATGAGCGCTGAAGAAGACTCAACTTCCTCACCCGATGAGGATCCTTATGACGACACAGACATCCTTAACTCAGCTGGCACAGATGAAGTCACTGCCCACTTAGCTGCAGCAG GGCCCGTAGGAATGGCTGCCGCTGCAGCTGTTGCAACTggtaagaaaagaaagaggccTCACATCTTCGAATCTAACCCATCTATCCGCAAGAGGCAACAGACTCGTTTGCTCAG gaAACTGCGAGCCACCTTAGATGAGTATACCACCAGAGTGGGCCAGCAGGCCATAGTGCTGTGTATCTCCCCCTCCAAACCAAACCCTGTTTTCAAGGTGTTTGGCGCTGCTCCGCTGGAGAACGTG GTAAGGAAGTACAAAGGCTTGATGCTGGAGGATCTGGAGAACGCTCTGGCCGAACATGCCCCGGCTGGCGGAGAGCTCTCGTCAGAGCTGCCCCCTCTCACCATCGATGGCATCCCAGTCTCCGTGGACAAGATGACCCAG GCCCAGCTGCGAGCGTTCATCCCGGAGATGCTGAAGTACTCGACGGGCCGAGGGAAGCCCGGCTGGGGGAAGGAGAGCTGCAAGCCGGTGTGGTGGCCTGAGGACATCCCATGGGCCAACGTCCGCAGCGACGTTCGCACAGAGGAGCAGAAACAGCGG GTGTCCTGGACGCAGGCGTTGCGGACCATCGTGAAGAACTGCTACAAGCAGCACGGCCGCGAGGATCTGCTATATGCGTTCGAAGACCAGCAAGTGACCACGGCGACCACCACACAACATCACCTGACTGCTGCGCAGAGCCTCGCTCACCTCGTGCCCTCGCAAACCGTGGTGCAGACAATCAACAACCCCGACGGAACGGTTTCGCTCATCCAG GTCGGAACGGGACACACTGTTGCAACGTTGGCGGATGCCTCCGAACTGCCCGGCGTGACGGTGGCGCAGGTCAACTATTCCACGGTGACTGATGGAGAG GTGGAGCCGAGCTGGGCCACGCTACAGGGCGGAGAGATGACAATCCAAACCACTCAGGCCTCAGAGGCCACGCAGGCGGTGGCGTCCCTCGCCGAAGCTGCCGTCGCCGCCAGTCAGGAGATCCAACAGGGAGCCACCGTCACGATGGCTCTCAACAG cgAGGCAGCAGCCCACGCCGTAGCGACATTGGCAGAGGCCACCCTACAAGGCGGAGGGCAGATTGTCCTGGCGGAGACAGCAGCTACTGTTGGGGCGCTGGCGGGGGTTCAAGATGCCACAG GTCTCGTCCAGATCCCGGTTAGCATGTACCAGACTGTGGTGACCAGCCTGGCCCAGGGAAACCGGCCTGTCCAGGTCGCCATGGCACCGGTCGCCACACGCATAGACAACACTGTCACGCTGGACGGCCAGGCGGTGGAGGTCGTGACGTTGGAGCAGTGA
- the nrf1 gene encoding nuclear respiratory factor 1 isoform X2, protein MDEHMVHQTEHMTTIEASAVSQQVHVATFTEASMMSAEEDSTSSPDEDPYDDTDILNSAGTDEVTAHLAAAGPVGMAAAAAVATGKKRKRPHIFESNPSIRKRQQTRLLRKLRATLDEYTTRVGQQAIVLCISPSKPNPVFKVFGAAPLENVVRKYKGLMLEDLENALAEHAPAGGELSSELPPLTIDGIPVSVDKMTQAQLRAFIPEMLKYSTGRGKPGWGKESCKPVWWPEDIPWANVRSDVRTEEQKQRVSWTQALRTIVKNCYKQHGREDLLYAFEDQQVTTATTTQHHLTAAQSLAHLVPSQTVVQTINNPDGTVSLIQVGTGHTVATLADASELPGVTVAQVNYSTVTDGEVEPSWATLQGGEMTIQTTQASEATQAVASLAEAAVAASQEIQQGATVTMALNSEAAAHAVATLAEATLQGGGQIVLAETAATVGALAGVQDATGLVQIPVSMYQTVVTSLAQGNRPVQVAMAPVATRIDNTVTLDGQAVEVVTLEQ, encoded by the exons GCGTCCATGATGAGCGCTGAAGAAGACTCAACTTCCTCACCCGATGAGGATCCTTATGACGACACAGACATCCTTAACTCAGCTGGCACAGATGAAGTCACTGCCCACTTAGCTGCAGCAG GGCCCGTAGGAATGGCTGCCGCTGCAGCTGTTGCAACTggtaagaaaagaaagaggccTCACATCTTCGAATCTAACCCATCTATCCGCAAGAGGCAACAGACTCGTTTGCTCAG gaAACTGCGAGCCACCTTAGATGAGTATACCACCAGAGTGGGCCAGCAGGCCATAGTGCTGTGTATCTCCCCCTCCAAACCAAACCCTGTTTTCAAGGTGTTTGGCGCTGCTCCGCTGGAGAACGTG GTAAGGAAGTACAAAGGCTTGATGCTGGAGGATCTGGAGAACGCTCTGGCCGAACATGCCCCGGCTGGCGGAGAGCTCTCGTCAGAGCTGCCCCCTCTCACCATCGATGGCATCCCAGTCTCCGTGGACAAGATGACCCAG GCCCAGCTGCGAGCGTTCATCCCGGAGATGCTGAAGTACTCGACGGGCCGAGGGAAGCCCGGCTGGGGGAAGGAGAGCTGCAAGCCGGTGTGGTGGCCTGAGGACATCCCATGGGCCAACGTCCGCAGCGACGTTCGCACAGAGGAGCAGAAACAGCGG GTGTCCTGGACGCAGGCGTTGCGGACCATCGTGAAGAACTGCTACAAGCAGCACGGCCGCGAGGATCTGCTATATGCGTTCGAAGACCAGCAAGTGACCACGGCGACCACCACACAACATCACCTGACTGCTGCGCAGAGCCTCGCTCACCTCGTGCCCTCGCAAACCGTGGTGCAGACAATCAACAACCCCGACGGAACGGTTTCGCTCATCCAG GTCGGAACGGGACACACTGTTGCAACGTTGGCGGATGCCTCCGAACTGCCCGGCGTGACGGTGGCGCAGGTCAACTATTCCACGGTGACTGATGGAGAG GTGGAGCCGAGCTGGGCCACGCTACAGGGCGGAGAGATGACAATCCAAACCACTCAGGCCTCAGAGGCCACGCAGGCGGTGGCGTCCCTCGCCGAAGCTGCCGTCGCCGCCAGTCAGGAGATCCAACAGGGAGCCACCGTCACGATGGCTCTCAACAG cgAGGCAGCAGCCCACGCCGTAGCGACATTGGCAGAGGCCACCCTACAAGGCGGAGGGCAGATTGTCCTGGCGGAGACAGCAGCTACTGTTGGGGCGCTGGCGGGGGTTCAAGATGCCACAG GTCTCGTCCAGATCCCGGTTAGCATGTACCAGACTGTGGTGACCAGCCTGGCCCAGGGAAACCGGCCTGTCCAGGTCGCCATGGCACCGGTCGCCACACGCATAGACAACACTGTCACGCTGGACGGCCAGGCGGTGGAGGTCGTGACGTTGGAGCAGTGA